A genomic window from Aestuariirhabdus litorea includes:
- a CDS encoding amino acid ABC transporter permease, with protein MLHNDHKLPDLPAPISNRGPVGWLRENLFNNWFNSILTVVAIYFIATTIGPLLNWAFLSADFTGDSKDACTSEGACWVFVTVRINQFIYGFYPEAEIWRINLLFALFALLIAALVIERTPRRGWIALFTLTVFPVIAFFLLYGDAFGLEKVETHKWGGLMLTLVLAVVGIVAALPFGILLALGRRSHMPVARSFCTVFIEVWRGVPLISVLFMASVMFPLFVPEEISFDKLLRALIGIVMFQSAYMAEVIRGGLQAIPKGQYEAGEAMGLSYWKLMGLIILPQALKIVIPGIVNTFIALFKDTSLVLIIGLFDVLATVQAAITDPAWPRVSTEGYVFVAFVFWVFCFSMSRYSQALERKLNTGHR; from the coding sequence ATGCTACATAACGATCATAAACTGCCTGACCTGCCAGCCCCGATCAGTAACCGCGGTCCTGTTGGCTGGTTACGGGAAAATCTGTTCAACAACTGGTTCAACTCCATTCTCACCGTCGTGGCGATTTATTTTATCGCCACCACCATCGGGCCCCTGTTGAACTGGGCTTTCCTGAGTGCCGACTTTACCGGCGACTCCAAGGACGCCTGTACCAGCGAAGGGGCGTGCTGGGTGTTTGTTACGGTGCGTATTAACCAGTTTATTTACGGTTTCTACCCGGAAGCCGAAATCTGGCGGATCAATTTACTGTTTGCGCTCTTTGCCCTGCTGATCGCCGCCCTGGTGATTGAGCGTACCCCTCGTCGGGGCTGGATTGCCCTCTTCACCTTAACGGTGTTTCCTGTCATTGCCTTCTTCCTCCTTTACGGTGATGCCTTTGGTCTAGAGAAGGTGGAAACCCACAAGTGGGGTGGGCTGATGCTGACCCTGGTTCTGGCGGTGGTAGGGATAGTGGCGGCGCTTCCCTTCGGCATCCTGCTGGCACTCGGCCGGCGCTCCCATATGCCGGTCGCGCGCAGCTTTTGTACGGTCTTTATCGAGGTATGGCGGGGGGTTCCGCTGATCTCGGTGCTCTTCATGGCCTCGGTGATGTTCCCGCTGTTTGTGCCGGAAGAGATCTCCTTCGACAAGCTGCTCAGGGCACTGATCGGGATTGTGATGTTCCAGTCGGCTTATATGGCTGAGGTGATCCGGGGGGGGCTGCAAGCGATTCCCAAGGGACAGTATGAAGCCGGTGAAGCGATGGGCCTCAGCTACTGGAAGCTGATGGGGCTGATCATTCTCCCCCAGGCCTTGAAGATTGTAATTCCCGGTATAGTGAACACCTTTATCGCCCTGTTTAAGGACACCTCGCTGGTGCTGATCATCGGCCTGTTCGATGTGCTGGCAACGGTGCAGGCGGCGATCACCGATCCGGCCTGGCCCAGGGTATCGACCGAAGGCTACGTGTTCGTTGCCTTTGTGTTCTGGGTTTTCTGTTTCAGCATGTCCCGCTACAGCCAGGCGCTGGAGCGCAAACTGAATACCGGACACCGCTAG
- a CDS encoding amino acid ABC transporter ATP-binding protein, whose protein sequence is MIELKGVNKWYGDFHVLKDINLKVYKGERIVVCGPSGSGKSTMIRCINHLEEHQKGDIIVSGTPLTNDLKNIEAIRKEVGMCFQHFNLFPHLTVLENCCLAPIWVRKMSRSEAEAVAMKYLERVQIAEQALKYPGQLSGGQQQRVAIARSLCMSPQIMLFDEPTSALDPEMVKEVLDTMVELAEDGMTMICVTHEMGFAKTVANRVIFMDAGQVIEENEPHEFFENPQSERTKLFLSQILQH, encoded by the coding sequence ATGATTGAGCTCAAAGGGGTCAACAAGTGGTACGGTGATTTTCATGTGCTCAAGGATATAAACCTGAAGGTTTACAAAGGGGAGCGTATCGTCGTGTGCGGCCCCTCCGGATCGGGTAAGTCCACCATGATTCGTTGCATTAACCATCTGGAGGAGCACCAGAAAGGGGATATCATCGTATCGGGTACCCCCCTTACCAATGATCTGAAAAACATTGAGGCGATCCGCAAAGAGGTGGGCATGTGCTTTCAGCACTTCAACCTCTTCCCCCACCTTACGGTGTTGGAAAATTGCTGCCTGGCGCCCATCTGGGTGCGGAAAATGTCACGCTCCGAGGCAGAAGCGGTAGCCATGAAGTACCTGGAACGGGTACAGATTGCCGAGCAGGCGCTCAAGTATCCGGGGCAGCTGTCCGGAGGGCAGCAGCAGCGGGTGGCGATTGCACGCAGCCTCTGCATGAGTCCGCAGATCATGCTGTTTGACGAGCCCACCTCAGCACTGGACCCCGAGATGGTTAAGGAGGTGCTGGATACCATGGTGGAACTGGCCGAGGATGGCATGACCATGATCTGCGTGACCCACGAGATGGGTTTTGCCAAGACCGTAGCCAACCGGGTGATCTTTATGGATGCCGGGCAGGTGATTGAGGAGAATGAACCCCATGAGTTCTTCGAAAATCCGCAGTCCGAGCGCACCAAGCTGTTCCTGAGCCAGATTCTGCAGCACTAG
- a CDS encoding PDC sensor domain-containing protein, with amino-acid sequence MRALLIQMMGVVLVLVSSWSLAEEVPPAVLEIAPELQKIGLDPVLVAAVKAQNSKGRSLDAIKQADAKWRGTEGIDSFMQSLMDNEAAQALRKIEKSQSYYLELFLMDNQGANVAMTGKTSDYWQGDEAKWTESFKGGAGAVHVGEVEFDESAQAYLVQVSVPVMDAGVAIGAVTIGINLDELE; translated from the coding sequence ATGAGAGCGCTGTTGATACAGATGATGGGCGTTGTGCTGGTGTTGGTGAGCAGTTGGAGCCTGGCTGAAGAGGTTCCTCCAGCCGTGCTGGAGATTGCCCCAGAACTCCAGAAGATAGGTCTGGACCCGGTACTGGTGGCGGCGGTTAAAGCCCAAAATTCCAAAGGGAGAAGCCTGGATGCAATCAAGCAGGCCGATGCCAAGTGGCGGGGAACGGAAGGCATCGACAGCTTTATGCAATCGCTGATGGACAATGAGGCCGCGCAGGCCCTGCGCAAGATCGAAAAAAGCCAGAGCTACTATCTGGAACTGTTCCTGATGGATAACCAGGGGGCCAATGTCGCCATGACCGGCAAAACGTCCGACTACTGGCAGGGTGACGAGGCCAAGTGGACCGAGTCCTTCAAAGGGGGCGCCGGAGCGGTCCACGTCGGCGAGGTCGAATTCGATGAGAGCGCCCAGGCCTATCTGGTGCAGGTGTCAGTGCCGGTTATGGATGCGGGTGTTGCCATTGGCGCAGTCACCATTGGCATCAACCTGGATGAGTTGGAGTAG
- a CDS encoding methyl-accepting chemotaxis protein — translation MQWINNLSFRMKLAIPVALLALLLMVIAIMGINNIGRVTGSTEGLAQRLLPKINLLLQADRDLYQAQVAERSLIFVNVGTDEYKALQKMHSENIQQVAERMAKFDALEDHPEDKKMVQQFGELFAQWRMTTEEINKQRTEGERTGRRIAIDLSFGKGAEQFDAARELIDKLTESVEEEIATEVAVAEEVSATSQSAQMISMLVGLVVCGAVGLFFPLLITGPLNQLLTRVQDISHGEGDLTQRVPVAGRDELGRLASAFNLFLEKLQTIMGQVSGSTTQSATAAEELSSITTDARKNVDEQHRVIQEVAAAVSEMAATVQEVARNAADAASAARDADENAREGQQVVQQAISSIERLASDVNSAAEVIRKVEQDSNTIGGVLDVIRGIAEQTNLLALNAAIEAARAGEQGRGFAVVADEVRTLASRTQQSTEEIQQMIEKLQQGAAEAVRVMEVGQNRANESVERATGAGAALGAITDAVAAISDMNTQIASAAEEQTAVTEEINRNITNLSDFSDRSNESAGHVNEASSELARLAADLQVEVSKFKV, via the coding sequence ATGCAATGGATAAACAATTTAAGCTTCCGAATGAAGCTGGCAATTCCGGTTGCGCTGCTGGCGCTGCTCCTGATGGTCATTGCGATCATGGGAATCAACAATATCGGCCGCGTAACCGGCTCCACCGAAGGCCTTGCTCAGCGGCTGCTGCCCAAGATCAACCTGTTGTTGCAGGCGGACCGTGATCTTTACCAGGCTCAGGTCGCCGAGCGAAGTTTGATCTTCGTCAACGTAGGAACCGATGAATACAAGGCGCTGCAGAAAATGCACAGTGAAAATATTCAGCAGGTTGCTGAGCGGATGGCGAAGTTCGATGCCCTGGAAGATCATCCTGAAGATAAAAAAATGGTGCAGCAGTTTGGCGAACTCTTTGCCCAGTGGCGAATGACCACGGAGGAGATCAATAAGCAGCGGACCGAGGGTGAGCGGACGGGGCGTCGCATAGCGATCGATCTCAGCTTTGGTAAGGGGGCGGAGCAGTTTGACGCGGCGCGTGAGCTGATTGACAAGCTTACCGAGTCCGTCGAAGAGGAGATCGCCACCGAGGTGGCGGTGGCCGAAGAGGTGAGTGCAACCAGTCAAAGTGCGCAGATGATTTCCATGTTGGTGGGTTTGGTGGTGTGTGGGGCGGTGGGATTGTTTTTTCCCCTGTTGATCACCGGACCTCTTAACCAGCTGCTGACCCGGGTGCAGGATATCTCACACGGTGAGGGGGACCTGACCCAAAGGGTACCGGTCGCAGGGCGTGATGAGTTGGGGCGTCTTGCGAGTGCCTTCAATCTTTTTCTGGAAAAACTGCAAACCATCATGGGCCAGGTTTCCGGGTCGACCACCCAGTCGGCTACCGCGGCGGAAGAGCTTTCCAGTATCACGACCGATGCCCGAAAAAATGTGGATGAGCAGCACCGGGTGATTCAGGAGGTCGCGGCGGCGGTCAGTGAGATGGCCGCTACTGTACAGGAGGTTGCACGTAACGCCGCCGATGCCGCAAGTGCGGCCCGCGATGCTGACGAAAATGCTCGGGAGGGGCAGCAGGTGGTCCAACAGGCGATCAGCTCCATCGAACGACTGGCCAGCGATGTGAACAGCGCCGCCGAAGTCATACGAAAGGTCGAGCAGGATAGCAACACCATCGGAGGTGTACTTGATGTAATTCGAGGGATCGCCGAACAGACCAACTTGCTGGCCCTGAACGCTGCGATCGAGGCCGCCCGCGCCGGCGAGCAGGGGCGTGGGTTCGCGGTGGTTGCCGATGAGGTTCGTACACTGGCGAGCCGTACCCAGCAGTCTACCGAAGAGATACAGCAGATGATTGAAAAGCTGCAACAGGGTGCCGCCGAAGCGGTACGGGTCATGGAGGTGGGGCAGAATCGCGCCAACGAAAGCGTCGAGCGCGCCACGGGGGCAGGCGCCGCGCTGGGAGCTATTACCGATGCGGTGGCGGCGATCAGTGATATGAATACACAGATCGCCAGTGCGGCCGAAGAGCAAACCGCTGTGACGGAGGAGATCAACCGCAACATTACCAACCTCAGCGATTTCTCCGATCGCTCCAACGAGAGTGCCGGTCATGTTAATGAGGCCAGTTCTGAGTTGGCTCGCTTGGCTGCCGACCTGCAGGTAGAGGTCAGTAAGTTTAAGGTTTAA
- a CDS encoding DUF2867 domain-containing protein codes for MSTIHLAEAHDQSSESPRILVLGASGYVGSHLVPRLVESGYQVRAAGRNSAELKARFGSTVELCTLDLLQPDTLAGPLEGVEVVYYLVHSMLSGDDFAARDLRAARILAAAAEQAEVGLIVYLGAACPDNTRSEHLISRRETGAALASGAVPVVELRAPVVVGAGSVPFEAIRDMVNHLPAMVLPMAVRHTSAPLALGNLLYYLVALAGKRSIKPGVYLLAGPERLSYEEQIHRYARVVGKRFYTLRIPGLWLGLVRLAMPLFSSAPSSIVRALLGGLSDHMPSNAEAIRECLPQRLLSYEEAVSEAIEEESRQPGSLYWYQGNPRFREGWPNAAYYGDCLVIARETALPASALWRVLSRIGGRQRFFTMNGIWAIREWIDFCVGGPGRQLGRDTPDRLVVGERVDSWQILDVVDEQRVLLGFRMRGPGAGTLEFRLQPLAGGGTEIQMLAYWHPAGLWGQLYWYTMMRPHSFLFRRMLKAIERIARAELKGTPARP; via the coding sequence ATGAGTACCATTCATTTGGCTGAAGCCCACGACCAGTCTTCCGAGTCCCCCAGGATCCTGGTGTTGGGGGCCAGTGGCTACGTGGGGTCACATCTGGTCCCACGGCTGGTGGAGAGCGGTTATCAGGTGCGGGCCGCAGGGCGTAACAGTGCGGAGCTTAAAGCCCGCTTTGGGTCCACAGTGGAGCTGTGCACCCTGGATCTGCTTCAACCCGATACACTGGCAGGGCCGTTGGAGGGGGTAGAGGTTGTCTACTACCTGGTCCACTCGATGCTGAGCGGCGATGATTTTGCGGCCCGGGATCTGCGTGCGGCCCGTATCCTTGCTGCGGCCGCAGAGCAGGCGGAAGTCGGTCTGATTGTTTACCTGGGTGCTGCCTGCCCCGACAACACCCGCTCTGAGCACCTGATTTCACGGCGTGAGACCGGTGCGGCCCTGGCATCAGGTGCGGTACCGGTGGTCGAACTGAGGGCTCCGGTGGTGGTGGGTGCCGGCTCGGTGCCCTTCGAAGCCATTCGCGATATGGTCAACCATCTGCCGGCCATGGTGCTGCCGATGGCGGTGCGCCATACCAGCGCTCCTCTGGCGCTGGGCAACCTGCTCTACTACCTGGTGGCCCTGGCGGGCAAGCGCTCGATTAAGCCCGGCGTCTACCTGCTGGCGGGCCCCGAAAGGCTGAGCTACGAGGAGCAGATCCATCGTTATGCCAGGGTGGTTGGCAAACGCTTTTATACCCTGCGGATTCCCGGGTTATGGTTAGGCCTGGTGCGCCTGGCAATGCCGCTATTCAGCTCCGCCCCCTCGTCCATCGTGCGGGCTCTGTTGGGAGGGCTGAGTGACCACATGCCCTCCAACGCTGAGGCGATCCGCGAGTGCTTGCCCCAGCGGTTGCTGAGTTACGAGGAGGCGGTCAGTGAAGCGATAGAGGAGGAGAGCCGGCAGCCGGGTTCGCTCTATTGGTATCAGGGTAATCCCCGTTTTCGCGAGGGGTGGCCCAATGCGGCCTATTACGGAGACTGTTTAGTGATAGCGCGGGAAACGGCGTTGCCTGCCAGCGCCCTGTGGCGGGTATTGAGTCGTATCGGTGGCCGCCAGCGCTTTTTTACTATGAACGGAATCTGGGCCATACGGGAGTGGATCGACTTCTGTGTCGGCGGGCCGGGCCGACAACTCGGGCGGGATACCCCCGATCGCCTGGTGGTGGGAGAGCGGGTAGACTCCTGGCAGATTCTGGATGTGGTCGATGAACAGCGGGTTCTCCTTGGGTTTCGGATGAGGGGACCGGGTGCCGGTACCCTCGAGTTTCGCCTGCAGCCCCTGGCGGGGGGAGGCACCGAGATTCAGATGCTCGCCTATTGGCATCCAGCCGGACTCTGGGGGCAGCTTTACTGGTACACCATGATGCGCCCCCACAGTTTCCTGTTCCGGCGCATGTTGAAGGCGATCGAACGCATCGCTCGGGCGGAATTGAAGGGGACGCCAGCCCGCCCTTAA
- a CDS encoding winged helix-turn-helix domain-containing tetratricopeptide repeat protein, which yields MLYRFSNIQIDSERFELLRDGVPVAVEPRVFDLLLHLVAHPMVLFSHDELVAAVWEGRCVSDATVASALKNARKALGDDGRTQRYIKTVHGRGVRFQLAPDEVASTDGSPPSKTSAEVSGTATPSLLVMPFAHDTQVLPMTHCAQGLQADLQALLTRIPLLRIHTLGRSEVPEASARQWCQRQGVDFLLEGSARQTHEGVRVNLSLTDVASGCLLWAEPFEVRLSERGVPERELSNSVLAKLEPQLVKAMLSATSSAGELSPTGLYIRASGELATRGWHRDTFEEAAGLLRRCLQQQPGFTLARSYLALVLALGGRFGLLEDSEALRQEALAAAERSMDEENSDSTVLGFAGCALADLGHVDRAKRILHNALDISAANAQAWAALGSVFLMQRNPSEAVRCLRKSIELSPLDSRLSLWGSVLALALFLNNEPQAAMEQAEWACRRDDRIYFPHVVLAAVASFSDELPRMQRALKEARRIKPDLSAHEVSCLLGRQLGQALLAAEAAYSRSSPELH from the coding sequence ATGTTGTATCGCTTTTCCAATATTCAGATCGATAGTGAGCGCTTTGAGTTGCTTCGCGATGGGGTGCCCGTTGCGGTAGAGCCGCGGGTGTTTGACCTGCTGCTTCACCTGGTGGCTCACCCGATGGTCCTCTTTAGCCACGATGAGCTGGTCGCTGCCGTCTGGGAGGGGCGCTGTGTTTCCGATGCCACGGTGGCCTCTGCGCTCAAAAACGCGCGCAAGGCCCTGGGGGACGATGGTCGCACCCAGCGCTACATTAAAACGGTTCACGGGCGAGGCGTGCGCTTCCAGCTGGCCCCCGATGAGGTGGCCTCTACCGATGGCTCCCCGCCATCGAAGACATCGGCGGAGGTCTCCGGTACCGCTACCCCCTCCCTGCTGGTCATGCCCTTCGCCCACGACACCCAGGTGTTGCCAATGACCCACTGCGCTCAGGGGCTACAGGCTGACCTGCAAGCGTTGTTGACCCGCATTCCCCTGCTCAGGATCCACACCCTGGGGCGAAGCGAGGTACCTGAAGCGAGCGCTCGGCAGTGGTGCCAGCGGCAGGGGGTGGACTTTTTGTTGGAGGGCAGTGCCCGCCAGACCCATGAAGGGGTCAGGGTCAACCTCTCGCTGACCGATGTAGCATCGGGTTGCCTGCTGTGGGCCGAGCCCTTCGAGGTGCGGCTCAGCGAGAGGGGGGTTCCGGAGAGGGAGTTGTCGAACTCGGTGCTGGCCAAGCTGGAACCTCAATTGGTGAAGGCGATGTTGTCCGCCACCTCTAGCGCGGGTGAGCTGAGCCCTACCGGGCTTTATATCAGGGCCAGCGGCGAGCTGGCCACCCGGGGCTGGCATCGCGACACCTTCGAGGAGGCAGCTGGTCTGCTGCGTCGCTGCCTGCAACAGCAGCCTGGGTTTACCCTCGCCAGAAGCTACCTGGCGCTGGTGTTGGCGCTGGGGGGGCGGTTTGGTCTCCTTGAGGACTCGGAGGCGCTCCGCCAGGAGGCGCTGGCCGCCGCAGAGCGCTCGATGGACGAGGAGAATAGCGACTCTACCGTGCTGGGGTTTGCCGGCTGTGCATTGGCGGACCTGGGGCATGTCGATCGGGCCAAGCGGATCTTGCACAATGCACTGGATATCTCCGCGGCCAATGCCCAGGCTTGGGCGGCTCTCGGCTCTGTGTTTTTAATGCAGCGTAACCCCTCCGAAGCGGTACGCTGCCTGCGCAAGAGTATCGAACTCAGCCCATTGGATAGCCGGCTGTCCCTGTGGGGCTCGGTGCTGGCCCTGGCCCTGTTTTTAAACAATGAGCCCCAGGCGGCAATGGAGCAGGCGGAGTGGGCCTGTCGGCGCGATGACCGCATCTACTTTCCCCATGTGGTGCTGGCGGCGGTGGCATCGTTCAGCGATGAGCTGCCGCGTATGCAGCGGGCGTTGAAGGAGGCTCGGCGCATCAAGCCGGACCTGAGTGCCCACGAGGTGAGCTGCTTGCTGGGGCGGCAGCTGGGGCAGGCGCTGCTGGCCGCCGAAGCTGCCTACTCGCGCTCGTCACCCGAGCTTCATTGA
- a CDS encoding ArsR/SmtB family transcription factor: MQVDRSEEIVLNTHQLAKAFKALSNENRLAIYLEILRHREGLLKPDAPQCGGGCMLADIISSLNIGAPTVSHHMKELINADLIEVEKQGKFLLCRINADTQLELEQFFSLSGQIQLESELTPAR, encoded by the coding sequence ATGCAAGTTGATCGGTCCGAGGAGATTGTTTTGAATACCCATCAGCTTGCCAAGGCATTTAAAGCCCTGTCCAATGAAAACCGCCTGGCTATCTATCTGGAGATCCTGCGCCACCGTGAGGGGCTGTTGAAGCCCGATGCCCCTCAGTGCGGTGGCGGTTGTATGTTGGCCGATATCATCAGCTCCCTCAATATTGGTGCCCCAACGGTGTCGCACCACATGAAGGAGTTGATTAATGCCGACCTGATAGAGGTTGAGAAACAGGGCAAGTTTCTACTCTGTCGTATCAATGCCGACACCCAGCTCGAGCTGGAGCAGTTTTTCTCCCTCTCCGGGCAGATTCAGCTGGAGTCGGAACTAACCCCGGCGCGCTAG
- the yaaA gene encoding peroxide stress protein YaaA, translating into MLILLSPAKTLDFDTPSITDHYSTPLFLERSQQLIDELRSLTPDAVSQLMKISDKLAALNVARFASWHQPFTPDNAKQAVLAFQGDVYTGLDAETLSEEGLGFAQKHIRILSGLYGLLKPLDLMQPYRLEMGTRFANSGGKDLYAFWGSTLTEQLNLEFREQEMSELINLASNEYYKSVQPRQINARIVTPVFKDLKNGQYKIISFYAKKARGLMARFIIDQRIDNANALKGFDYAGYEYNPDLSRGDEWVFTRDSAE; encoded by the coding sequence GTGCTGATTCTGCTCTCCCCCGCCAAAACCCTGGACTTCGATACGCCGTCCATTACCGATCACTACAGCACCCCCCTGTTTCTGGAGCGATCGCAACAGTTGATTGATGAGTTGCGATCCCTGACTCCGGATGCGGTGAGCCAGCTGATGAAGATCAGCGACAAACTGGCAGCCCTCAACGTCGCTCGCTTCGCCAGCTGGCACCAGCCCTTTACCCCCGACAACGCCAAGCAGGCGGTGCTGGCCTTTCAGGGGGATGTCTACACGGGCCTCGACGCCGAGACCCTGTCCGAGGAGGGGCTGGGATTTGCACAGAAGCACATCAGGATTCTTTCAGGCCTCTACGGCTTATTGAAGCCTCTGGACCTGATGCAACCTTACCGGCTGGAGATGGGCACCCGCTTCGCCAACTCGGGCGGTAAGGATCTTTACGCCTTCTGGGGGAGCACCCTGACCGAGCAGTTAAACCTTGAATTCAGGGAACAGGAGATGAGCGAACTGATCAACCTCGCCTCCAATGAGTATTACAAGTCGGTCCAACCCCGCCAGATCAATGCCCGTATCGTTACACCGGTCTTCAAAGACCTGAAAAACGGCCAATACAAGATAATCAGTTTCTATGCCAAGAAGGCTCGGGGACTGATGGCCCGCTTTATCATCGACCAGCGCATCGATAACGCCAACGCCCTCAAGGGATTCGACTACGCCGGCTACGAGTACAACCCCGACCTCAGTCGGGGCGATGAGTGGGTATTTACCCGCGATAGCGCGGAGTAG
- a CDS encoding PhoH family protein, translating to MDDAIKLDLIPSENICYILDTNVLIHDPNAIFNFEEHRVMIPMIVLEELDKLKTGKHTIAADCRQAIRQIDSIVGNSTPEEIDQGVPIPRADKEAFMGCMSILTSTPASNLSYLPSHINDNKIINDICQWQASHPNEKAVLVTKDINMRLKARGCGLQAEDYENDKLVSDVELLNKGYIEVEGSFWDLIDNVETSQLDGETHHRLQRCGILKDVYPNTFIIDEQGFVGRAIEVSESQVTLLHLSYDGLMHQEAWGLHPQDIYQAIALHLLLDPDVHLVNLTGSAGSGKTILALAAAIEMTVANKLYRRIIATRSTQGLDEDIGFLPGTEAEKMEPWLGAITDNLEALHCDDENTHGSVDYILNKVPLHFKSLNYIRGRSFQHSLILIDESQNLTPHQIKTIITRAGNGSKVICLGNLAQIDTPYLGATSSGLTYMTERFKDFSHGGNVKLQGVPRSLLAEFAESHL from the coding sequence ATGGACGATGCGATCAAGCTTGACCTTATCCCCTCTGAAAACATCTGCTATATCCTCGATACCAACGTACTGATCCACGACCCCAACGCCATTTTCAACTTTGAAGAGCACCGCGTCATGATCCCCATGATCGTGCTGGAGGAGCTGGATAAGCTGAAGACGGGAAAACACACCATCGCAGCCGACTGCCGGCAGGCGATTCGCCAGATCGACAGTATTGTCGGTAACTCGACGCCGGAAGAGATCGACCAGGGGGTTCCCATCCCCCGCGCGGACAAAGAGGCCTTTATGGGCTGTATGTCGATCCTCACCTCTACCCCCGCCAGCAACCTCAGTTATCTGCCCAGCCATATTAACGACAACAAGATCATCAACGACATCTGTCAATGGCAGGCCTCACACCCCAACGAGAAGGCGGTGCTGGTCACCAAAGACATCAATATGCGCCTCAAGGCCCGGGGCTGTGGCCTGCAGGCCGAAGATTACGAAAACGACAAACTGGTGAGTGATGTAGAACTGCTGAACAAGGGCTACATTGAGGTCGAAGGCAGCTTCTGGGACCTGATCGACAACGTTGAAACCTCGCAGCTCGATGGCGAAACCCACCATCGCCTGCAGCGCTGTGGCATTCTCAAGGATGTCTATCCCAACACCTTTATTATCGACGAACAGGGTTTTGTCGGACGCGCGATAGAGGTAAGCGAATCCCAGGTTACTCTGCTCCACCTGAGTTATGACGGACTCATGCACCAGGAGGCCTGGGGATTACACCCGCAGGATATTTACCAGGCCATCGCGCTGCACCTTTTACTTGACCCCGATGTTCACCTGGTGAACCTGACCGGTTCGGCAGGCTCCGGTAAAACCATCCTCGCGCTCGCGGCTGCCATAGAGATGACCGTAGCCAACAAACTCTACCGACGCATCATCGCGACCCGCAGCACCCAGGGGCTGGATGAGGACATCGGCTTTCTGCCCGGCACCGAGGCGGAGAAGATGGAGCCCTGGCTGGGGGCCATCACCGACAACCTCGAAGCCCTCCACTGCGACGATGAAAACACCCACGGCAGTGTGGATTACATCCTCAACAAGGTGCCTTTGCACTTCAAATCACTCAACTACATCCGTGGGCGCAGCTTCCAGCACAGCCTGATCCTTATTGACGAGTCCCAGAACCTGACCCCGCACCAGATCAAGACCATCATTACCCGGGCCGGGAACGGCAGTAAGGTGATCTGCCTTGGCAACCTGGCGCAGATCGACACCCCCTATCTGGGAGCAACCAGCTCCGGGCTGACCTACATGACCGAGCGTTTCAAGGACTTCAGCCACGGAGGCAACGTCAAGCTGCAGGGGGTACCCCGTTCACTGCTGGCTGAGTTTGCCGAGTCCCACCTCTAG